The Sinomicrobium kalidii genome contains a region encoding:
- a CDS encoding RagB/SusD family nutrient uptake outer membrane protein — MMLNYKKLRFLKYCAVPVLAAVLLGCEDKLNLDNPNAMPTEYYWQTGNDAIAGVNAVYNSLLVDGYYMRMTPILTDVRGDELYGDSPWLDLNQVGNFTILAVSGPIQWTWAAYYQAVFRANQVIAFVPAIEMDEETKNSVLGEAHFLRGLAYFNLKTNFQKVPLITEVPEQGEAYPPDDYYPATAEEEAIWQQIASDFSAAQELLGEEPMNGQSGRATKGAATGFLGKTYLYMERWSAAATEFAKLIDGPLNHYSLAENYQDNFSPFVDNNEESLFEVQFSYDAGGNVMNYGGEPNVLWRQVSSVGHTYAMDGYGYSDFLPTRWLYEEFKKEPTEAGGTDPRLFATIASYEPSEGRTTVYNGTPWPHAEDAIYPRKYTNDGFGLDTESHGGVEFSGINYRLMRYADVLLMYAEALNEMGQTANAAGYMQQVRDRAGLPDRTSEFAVMSQQQFRDQLAHERSLEFALENIRIHDIVRWGWLYDNEKLEELKAHDGDFNSWSPGKEYLPIPQTELDVNPNLEPNAAN; from the coding sequence ATGATGCTCAACTATAAAAAACTCAGATTCCTGAAATATTGTGCAGTGCCGGTATTGGCAGCTGTATTATTGGGGTGCGAAGACAAATTGAACCTCGACAATCCCAATGCCATGCCAACGGAATACTACTGGCAAACCGGAAATGATGCCATTGCCGGAGTAAATGCCGTGTACAATTCCCTCCTGGTAGACGGCTACTATATGCGTATGACGCCTATTCTTACCGATGTAAGAGGAGACGAATTGTACGGCGACAGTCCGTGGCTGGATTTAAACCAGGTAGGGAATTTCACTATTCTCGCTGTTTCCGGTCCCATACAGTGGACCTGGGCAGCGTACTACCAGGCGGTCTTCAGAGCCAATCAGGTCATAGCATTTGTTCCGGCCATAGAGATGGATGAAGAAACGAAGAACTCGGTGTTGGGAGAAGCCCATTTTTTAAGGGGACTGGCGTATTTTAACCTCAAGACCAACTTTCAGAAAGTACCTCTGATCACCGAAGTCCCGGAGCAGGGAGAAGCCTATCCTCCGGACGACTACTATCCCGCAACAGCAGAGGAAGAAGCAATCTGGCAACAGATAGCAAGCGATTTTTCCGCGGCTCAGGAGTTACTCGGAGAAGAACCGATGAACGGACAAAGCGGCAGGGCAACCAAAGGAGCGGCGACCGGTTTCCTGGGAAAGACCTATCTCTATATGGAACGCTGGTCTGCGGCCGCAACGGAATTTGCAAAACTGATCGACGGTCCGCTGAACCACTATAGTCTCGCAGAAAATTATCAGGACAATTTCAGTCCCTTTGTCGACAATAATGAAGAATCCCTCTTTGAGGTACAATTCTCCTACGACGCCGGGGGAAATGTGATGAATTACGGAGGCGAACCCAATGTATTGTGGCGACAGGTATCTTCCGTAGGACATACCTATGCCATGGACGGCTACGGGTATTCCGATTTCCTGCCTACCCGATGGTTGTATGAAGAATTTAAAAAAGAACCTACCGAAGCGGGGGGAACAGACCCCCGTTTATTTGCGACCATAGCTTCTTATGAACCATCCGAAGGCAGGACCACGGTATATAACGGTACGCCGTGGCCGCATGCGGAAGATGCCATTTACCCGAGGAAGTATACCAATGACGGATTCGGACTGGATACCGAAAGTCACGGTGGCGTAGAATTCTCCGGGATCAATTACCGGCTGATGCGCTATGCCGATGTATTGCTCATGTATGCCGAAGCCCTGAATGAAATGGGGCAAACCGCAAATGCGGCGGGCTATATGCAACAGGTGAGAGACCGTGCCGGATTGCCCGATCGCACGAGTGAATTTGCCGTCATGTCGCAACAGCAATTCCGGGACCAATTGGCACACGAGCGTTCGCTGGAGTTTGCACTGGAAAACATCCGTATCCACGACATCGTGCGATGGGGATGGTTGTACGACAATGAAAAACTGGAAGAGTTAAAGGCACATGATGGCGATTTTAACAGCTGGTCACCCGGTAAGGAGTACCTGCCCATCCCGCAGACGGAACTGGATGTAAATCCCAACCTGGAGCCGAATGCTGCGAATTAA
- a CDS encoding SusC/RagA family TonB-linked outer membrane protein encodes MVTRSPRNHHCYCLGNKLLYIVVVTLCTITGLYAQESSTVSGTVLSGVDNMALPGVTVRVKGTDKGTVTDFDGNYSISVAGENSVLIFSYIGFKTEEVTIDGRSKIDISMQEDLARLDEVVVVGYGTQRRQDLTGAVSVVKAEELQKTSTNDVGQMLQGRAAGVTVSSDGEPGAEPNIRIRGVSTFGDNQPLYVIDGVPVGNSIRDFNTNDIETIQVLKDASAGAIYGSRAANGVVIITTKNGSKNTPLTVRYSGYYGIDEVAQRIPVLGREDYQMITNRKRVNAGMALLPGNDPGSDAYISDIDTDWQKVGLKTGSRQNHNFNFSGGGEHVTYNASVDYFTNDGIFVGNGPDYERYSGRINTTMEKGRFKMSPSLYYARSMENSLTFRDDVLTGGRPPLINDLLIAIPTMGVYDENNIGGYAGTDSAIHQAIVLNVPGINSLFTNWVEVDRTFAIINPEFKILDSEDQTLTYKLNLSYDKTQTRDFSFVPAFQMGYFFNSGMSRLNDNTRTYTVELIENTLAYKKTIGKHNIDAVLGMTYQKNSYVWKEGYSENLPEPYYPVLSNGENQTSAGGEDASALASYFGRLNYNFDDRYLLTATIRRDGSSRFSPDNRWGTFPSVALGWRISNEKFFDIPFVDDLKIRGSYGTLGNQNIENYLYQPVVNRSVLYNFGGSVVNGGIQTNLYNEDIKWESTTSFNAGFDAAFLDNRFDLTVEYYQKETTDILVGVPIPASTGSINTAPTINSGSLRNSGIDMELAYHFQGTDDFNFDISANVSTLKNKVLALGGNEEPVYGTGSITQVGGETGEHFGYVYDGIFRDQAGVDAHAVQGGAAPGDIRFKDINEDGIVDANDRTTLGSAVPSVTYGLNFTAGYKDFDFTLFASGAAGYYINSRLYRTLMWSSDYLNAHKDIMNYWTPENTDTDIPRLVANDPNLNNRDSDRPGWLQKGDYLRINTVSLGYSFPETWLDKTNFFTSARIYTTVQNLHTFTAYKGYNPDFNSGVFEPGFDNGTYPRPRTYMFGVQLSF; translated from the coding sequence ATGGTAACCAGATCACCCAGAAATCACCATTGCTATTGTTTAGGCAATAAGCTCTTATACATTGTGGTGGTGACATTATGTACAATCACGGGATTGTATGCCCAGGAAAGCAGTACCGTAAGCGGAACTGTGCTGTCCGGGGTTGATAATATGGCCTTACCGGGCGTAACCGTCCGGGTAAAGGGAACCGACAAAGGAACTGTCACGGATTTTGACGGCAATTACAGCATCAGCGTGGCAGGGGAAAACAGTGTACTTATCTTTTCGTACATAGGATTTAAAACAGAAGAAGTAACCATCGACGGCCGGAGTAAGATAGATATTTCCATGCAGGAAGACCTTGCCAGACTGGACGAAGTCGTTGTAGTGGGGTACGGTACACAACGCCGACAGGATTTAACCGGGGCGGTGAGTGTGGTAAAAGCCGAAGAGCTCCAGAAAACCTCGACCAACGATGTCGGGCAAATGCTTCAGGGACGCGCTGCGGGGGTAACCGTTTCGTCAGACGGAGAACCCGGAGCCGAACCCAATATCCGGATCCGGGGGGTGAGTACCTTTGGCGATAATCAGCCGCTGTACGTTATTGACGGAGTACCGGTGGGAAACTCCATAAGGGATTTTAATACCAACGACATAGAAACCATACAGGTGTTAAAAGACGCCTCGGCAGGAGCCATTTACGGTTCGCGTGCGGCCAACGGGGTCGTGATCATCACCACCAAAAACGGATCGAAGAATACTCCCCTTACCGTGCGGTATAGCGGGTACTACGGTATAGATGAAGTGGCCCAAAGGATTCCGGTCCTGGGAAGAGAAGACTACCAGATGATTACCAACCGGAAGCGCGTAAATGCCGGAATGGCGCTATTGCCCGGAAACGACCCCGGTTCCGATGCGTATATCAGCGATATAGATACCGATTGGCAAAAAGTGGGGCTAAAAACAGGAAGCCGCCAGAACCACAATTTTAACTTTTCCGGCGGAGGAGAGCACGTGACCTACAACGCCTCGGTAGATTACTTTACCAACGACGGTATCTTTGTGGGAAACGGTCCCGACTACGAGCGGTATTCCGGTCGTATCAACACCACCATGGAAAAAGGTAGATTTAAGATGTCGCCTTCTTTGTATTATGCCCGCTCTATGGAAAATTCCCTCACGTTCCGCGACGATGTACTCACGGGAGGAAGACCACCGCTTATCAACGATTTGCTTATTGCCATCCCTACGATGGGGGTATATGACGAAAACAATATCGGGGGATATGCAGGTACGGACTCTGCCATACATCAGGCCATTGTGTTAAATGTACCGGGGATCAACAGTTTGTTTACCAACTGGGTAGAAGTAGACCGGACCTTTGCCATCATCAACCCGGAGTTTAAAATATTAGACAGCGAAGACCAGACCCTGACGTATAAGCTGAATCTGAGTTACGACAAGACCCAAACGAGGGATTTCTCCTTTGTACCGGCATTTCAGATGGGATATTTCTTTAACTCCGGCATGTCCAGATTGAATGACAATACCCGTACCTATACCGTAGAACTGATTGAAAATACGCTCGCCTACAAGAAGACCATCGGCAAGCACAATATAGATGCGGTTTTGGGGATGACCTACCAGAAGAACTCCTATGTATGGAAAGAAGGATATTCCGAAAACCTGCCCGAACCCTATTATCCCGTACTTTCCAATGGAGAAAACCAGACCTCCGCAGGAGGAGAGGACGCCAGTGCCCTGGCCTCCTATTTCGGGAGACTGAATTACAATTTTGACGACCGCTACCTGCTTACGGCGACAATAAGAAGAGACGGATCCTCCCGTTTTTCCCCGGATAACCGATGGGGAACCTTTCCTTCTGTTGCCCTGGGATGGCGGATTTCCAACGAAAAATTCTTTGATATACCCTTTGTCGATGATCTGAAAATAAGAGGAAGTTACGGTACCCTGGGAAATCAGAATATAGAGAATTATTTGTACCAGCCGGTAGTAAACCGAAGTGTGTTGTATAACTTCGGAGGCAGCGTGGTAAACGGCGGTATACAGACGAACCTGTACAATGAGGATATCAAATGGGAGAGCACCACCTCTTTCAATGCAGGGTTCGACGCTGCCTTTCTGGATAACCGGTTTGACTTGACGGTAGAGTACTACCAGAAGGAAACAACAGACATCCTGGTAGGCGTACCGATCCCCGCTTCTACGGGGTCGATCAACACCGCACCTACCATCAACTCCGGGAGCCTCAGGAATTCGGGGATCGATATGGAATTGGCCTACCACTTCCAGGGAACGGATGATTTTAATTTTGACATATCCGCCAATGTCAGTACCCTTAAAAACAAGGTGCTGGCACTGGGAGGAAACGAAGAGCCCGTGTACGGCACAGGGTCTATCACGCAGGTAGGAGGAGAAACAGGAGAACACTTCGGTTATGTATACGACGGCATATTCCGGGACCAGGCCGGGGTAGACGCCCACGCCGTACAGGGAGGTGCCGCACCGGGAGACATCCGGTTTAAGGATATCAACGAAGACGGCATAGTAGATGCCAATGACAGAACGACTTTGGGAAGTGCCGTGCCCAGTGTAACCTACGGGTTGAATTTCACCGCCGGTTACAAGGACTTTGATTTCACGCTTTTCGCATCCGGAGCAGCGGGCTATTACATCAACAGCCGCCTGTACCGTACCCTGATGTGGTCATCCGACTACCTCAATGCGCACAAAGACATCATGAACTACTGGACACCGGAAAATACGGATACCGATATACCGCGATTAGTGGCCAACGACCCCAATCTCAACAACAGGGATTCCGACAGACCGGGATGGCTGCAAAAAGGAGACTACCTTCGTATCAACACCGTTTCTCTGGGATATTCTTTCCCTGAAACGTGGTTAGACAAAACAAACTTTTTCACTTCGGCACGAATATACACCACCGTGCAAAACCTGCATACGTTTACGGCCTATAAGGGGTATAATCCGGATTTTAACTCCGGTGTATTCGAACCCGGATTTGACAACGGAACCTATCCGAGGCCGAGAACGTATATGTTTGGAGTGCAACTTTCTTTTTAA
- a CDS encoding glycoside hydrolase family 43 protein codes for MIHLKFYKQLRCLLFPALITAIAANAQNPVITHKYTADPAALVHNDSVYLYTGHDEAEKDFHFYKMKEWLVFSSADMVNWKEHKVPLKVSDFKWAKADAWAAQVIERNGKFYWYVTVTHATVPGKAIGVAVSDSPTGPFKDALGKALVTNDMTKATDISWDDLDPTVFIDDDGQAYLYWGNTVCYYAKLKENMVEFDGPIHTVDLPDFTEAPWIHKRDDWYYLSYAYQFPEKTAYAMSKSITGPWEFKGILNEIAGNSNTNHQAIINFKGKDYFIYHNGGIPTDGGSFRRSVCIDYLYYNPDGTMKRVVMTSEGVDPAD; via the coding sequence ATGATACATTTAAAATTTTACAAACAGTTACGGTGCCTGTTGTTCCCGGCCCTGATAACAGCAATAGCGGCAAATGCCCAGAACCCTGTTATTACCCATAAATATACGGCAGACCCTGCGGCTCTGGTGCATAACGATTCGGTCTATTTGTATACCGGACATGACGAAGCCGAAAAGGATTTCCATTTTTATAAGATGAAAGAATGGCTGGTGTTTTCCTCCGCCGATATGGTCAACTGGAAAGAACACAAAGTGCCGCTCAAGGTAAGCGATTTCAAGTGGGCCAAAGCAGATGCCTGGGCTGCACAGGTCATAGAACGGAACGGAAAATTTTACTGGTACGTTACCGTAACCCATGCCACTGTTCCCGGAAAAGCCATAGGAGTGGCCGTATCCGACAGCCCCACAGGACCTTTTAAGGATGCCCTCGGGAAGGCGCTGGTGACCAACGATATGACGAAAGCAACCGATATCAGCTGGGACGACCTGGACCCCACGGTTTTCATTGACGATGACGGTCAGGCCTATTTATACTGGGGCAATACGGTATGTTATTACGCAAAATTAAAGGAAAACATGGTGGAATTCGACGGCCCCATCCACACGGTGGACCTTCCGGATTTTACCGAAGCCCCCTGGATACACAAGCGCGATGACTGGTATTACCTTTCCTATGCCTATCAGTTCCCTGAAAAAACGGCCTATGCCATGAGTAAATCCATAACCGGGCCGTGGGAGTTCAAAGGTATTCTCAATGAAATTGCCGGGAACAGCAATACCAATCATCAGGCCATTATCAATTTTAAAGGAAAGGACTATTTTATCTATCACAATGGCGGCATCCCCACCGACGGCGGAAGTTTCCGGCGTTCCGTATGTATAGATTATCTTTACTATAATCCGGACGGTACCATGAAACGGGTAGTGATGACCTCTGAAGGAGTTGATCCGGCTGATTAG
- the glyA gene encoding serine hydroxymethyltransferase has product MQRDKQIFELIEAEKERQLHGLELIASENFVSEQVMEAAGSVLTNKYAEGYPGKRYYGGCEVVDEVENAAIERAKALFGAEWVNVQPHSGSQANTAVYHACLNPGDKILGFDLSHGGHLTHGSPVNFSGKLYNPVFYGVEEETGMLNYDRIAEIAGKEQPKLIIAGASAYSRDIDFKRFREIADSVGAILFADISHPAGLIAKGILNDPIPHCHIVSTTTHKTLRGPRGGMIMMGKDFENPFGIKLKSGKLRMMSSLLDSAVFPGNQGGPLEHIIAAKAVAYGEALTDEFLHYALQVRKNAQTMAKAFVAKGYKVISGGTDNHMMLIDLRNKDISGKEAEGALEKADITVNKNMVPFDDKSPFVTSGIRIGASAITTRGLKEADVQTVVEYIDEVITNYTDDTVIEKVGGKVNAMMKEKPLFQW; this is encoded by the coding sequence ATGCAACGAGACAAACAGATTTTTGAACTGATTGAAGCGGAAAAGGAACGCCAGTTACACGGACTGGAACTGATAGCATCCGAGAACTTTGTAAGCGAACAGGTCATGGAGGCGGCCGGTTCGGTACTGACCAACAAATACGCCGAAGGATATCCCGGAAAGCGTTATTACGGCGGATGTGAAGTTGTGGATGAAGTGGAAAATGCGGCTATTGAACGGGCCAAGGCACTTTTCGGTGCCGAATGGGTGAATGTACAACCGCACAGCGGGTCACAGGCCAATACTGCCGTGTACCATGCCTGCCTGAACCCCGGGGATAAAATACTCGGTTTTGATTTGTCGCACGGCGGACACCTCACGCATGGTTCCCCGGTGAATTTTTCCGGCAAGCTTTACAATCCTGTTTTCTACGGAGTGGAAGAGGAGACCGGGATGCTCAATTACGACAGGATAGCGGAAATTGCCGGGAAAGAACAGCCCAAGCTGATCATTGCCGGGGCTTCTGCATATTCCAGGGACATTGATTTTAAGCGGTTCCGGGAAATTGCCGACAGTGTCGGGGCCATTCTTTTTGCCGATATATCCCATCCTGCGGGACTTATCGCCAAGGGAATACTGAACGACCCGATTCCGCATTGCCATATTGTAAGTACAACAACGCATAAAACCCTCCGGGGACCAAGGGGAGGAATGATCATGATGGGGAAAGATTTTGAAAACCCCTTCGGTATAAAGCTGAAAAGCGGAAAACTCCGTATGATGTCCTCTTTACTGGACAGTGCCGTTTTTCCCGGTAACCAGGGCGGACCGCTCGAACATATCATTGCGGCCAAGGCCGTAGCTTATGGCGAAGCGCTTACCGATGAATTCCTGCACTATGCCCTTCAGGTAAGGAAGAATGCGCAGACCATGGCAAAAGCATTTGTAGCGAAAGGCTACAAGGTGATCAGCGGGGGTACGGACAACCATATGATGCTTATCGACCTGAGGAACAAGGATATTTCCGGTAAGGAGGCAGAAGGGGCCCTGGAGAAGGCGGATATTACCGTAAACAAGAACATGGTACCGTTTGACGATAAATCCCCGTTCGTCACTTCCGGTATCCGTATAGGTGCATCTGCCATTACTACAAGAGGACTCAAAGAAGCCGATGTGCAAACCGTAGTAGAGTACATCGATGAAGTGATCACCAACTATACTGACGATACGGTCATAGAAAAAGTGGGCGGAAAAGTAAATGCCATGATGAAGGAAAAACCGTTGTTTCAGTGGTAA
- a CDS encoding alpha-L-arabinofuranosidase C-terminal domain-containing protein, producing the protein MIKSVITSLASLAFFTGVRAQQSGPMIVKADEVVAEIQPTMYGIFFEDINFAADGGLYAELVKNRSFEFTLPLMGWSQPNSDRHSQNENSGFATVIRSDRKHNARFCRVDVKNDERYSLVNEGFRGMGIKEGEQYNLSLKAAKQEGNITKIRIQFIDTTGQVLGETSVSPESNDWKKYTAVLTPVRTVAKAQLKITFEGTGSIDLDMISVFPENTWKNRPNGLRKDLVQLLYDMDPGFLRFPGGCIVEGRTLDRRYQWKKTVGPVEERDLLVNRWNTEFGHRITPDYYQSFGLGFFEYFQLAEDLGAEPLPILSCGMACQFNTGELVPMDQLDPYVQDALDLIEFANGPVDSYWGKIRKDMGHPEPFNMKYIGVGNEQWGPEYIKRYKVFEKAIKEKYPDMIIVSGSGPFPDGEYFEYGMKELKKLNAEIIDEHYYRSPEWFRENADRYDSYDRNGPKIFAGEYAAQSVAIASPENKNNWECALSEAAFVTGLERNAAVVHLTSYAPLMAHTEGWQWTPDLIWFDNLGAYGTPNYYVQKLFSLNKGTHVVPVELEGKAVIGQNELYATASLDKNTDEIILKIVNTSGQSRRQKIVFEGSSRLASRGKMTVLQSDDPEAENSMEHPDMVSPVEKEIKVRKDGMEIFMQPYSLNVVRIKNGK; encoded by the coding sequence ATGATAAAATCAGTTATAACAAGTTTAGCCAGCCTTGCCTTTTTCACCGGTGTCCGTGCCCAGCAATCCGGGCCTATGATAGTCAAAGCCGATGAAGTTGTGGCCGAAATACAGCCTACCATGTACGGTATTTTCTTTGAAGATATCAATTTTGCTGCCGATGGCGGACTTTATGCCGAACTGGTAAAAAACCGCTCTTTTGAATTCACCCTGCCGCTTATGGGATGGTCACAGCCCAACAGTGACCGTCATTCCCAAAATGAAAATTCCGGTTTTGCCACCGTAATACGTTCGGATAGGAAACACAACGCGCGTTTTTGCAGGGTCGATGTGAAAAACGATGAGAGATACAGCCTTGTTAACGAAGGTTTCCGCGGTATGGGCATTAAAGAAGGGGAGCAGTACAACCTGTCCCTCAAGGCCGCAAAACAGGAAGGGAATATCACTAAAATACGTATTCAGTTTATCGATACCACCGGTCAGGTACTGGGAGAAACATCCGTTAGTCCGGAAAGTAACGATTGGAAAAAATATACGGCTGTGCTGACCCCCGTCCGTACGGTGGCCAAAGCACAACTCAAAATTACTTTTGAAGGAACGGGAAGCATAGACCTGGATATGATTTCGGTCTTTCCTGAAAACACCTGGAAAAACCGCCCTAACGGATTGCGGAAAGATCTGGTTCAGTTACTGTATGATATGGACCCGGGATTTTTGAGGTTTCCAGGGGGATGTATCGTAGAAGGAAGGACCCTCGACCGGAGGTACCAGTGGAAGAAAACGGTAGGGCCGGTGGAAGAACGCGATCTCCTGGTCAACCGGTGGAATACGGAATTCGGTCACCGCATCACCCCGGACTATTACCAGTCTTTCGGGCTCGGTTTTTTCGAATATTTCCAACTGGCCGAAGACCTTGGCGCAGAACCCCTGCCGATCCTGAGCTGCGGGATGGCCTGCCAGTTCAATACCGGGGAGCTTGTGCCCATGGATCAGCTCGATCCTTACGTACAGGATGCCCTGGATCTGATCGAATTTGCCAATGGCCCGGTGGACTCGTATTGGGGGAAGATCCGGAAAGATATGGGACACCCCGAACCGTTTAACATGAAATACATAGGTGTCGGCAATGAACAATGGGGCCCGGAATACATTAAGCGGTATAAGGTCTTCGAAAAAGCCATAAAGGAAAAATACCCCGATATGATCATTGTTTCCGGCAGCGGTCCCTTCCCGGACGGTGAATATTTCGAATACGGGATGAAGGAACTTAAAAAGCTGAATGCCGAGATTATTGACGAACACTACTACCGTTCTCCCGAATGGTTCCGGGAAAACGCCGACCGGTACGACAGTTACGACCGTAACGGCCCCAAAATATTTGCCGGGGAATACGCGGCACAAAGTGTGGCCATTGCCAGTCCCGAAAATAAGAACAACTGGGAATGCGCCCTTTCCGAAGCCGCATTTGTCACCGGGCTGGAACGCAACGCAGCGGTGGTACACCTCACTTCCTATGCCCCTTTGATGGCCCATACCGAAGGCTGGCAGTGGACCCCGGACCTGATCTGGTTCGATAACCTGGGAGCTTACGGAACGCCGAATTATTACGTGCAAAAGCTGTTTTCCCTGAACAAGGGGACCCATGTGGTGCCTGTTGAACTGGAAGGTAAAGCCGTTATCGGCCAGAATGAGCTGTATGCTACGGCTTCACTGGATAAAAACACAGACGAGATCATCCTGAAAATTGTAAATACGTCCGGACAGTCCAGGCGGCAAAAAATCGTATTCGAAGGTAGTTCACGCCTGGCTTCCCGAGGTAAAATGACCGTCTTGCAAAGTGACGACCCGGAAGCCGAAAATTCGATGGAACATCCGGATATGGTGAGTCCCGTGGAAAAAGAAATCAAGGTGCGGAAAGACGGAATGGAAATTTTCATGCAACCGTATTCCCTTAACGTGGTCAGGATAAAAAACGGTAAGTAG
- a CDS encoding IS1182 family transposase translates to MSRKVTWKPYDQGQLSLLPPSYDELVPQHHPVRTVNSILDSVDLSSLEQTYRGGGTSSYHPKVLLKILVYAYLRNLYSSRKIEQALNENIHFIWLSGGAKPDHNTISNFRSGKLKDKFKQIFNQVVVLLAEQGYLSLKELYVDGTKIEANANRYTFVWGKSIKTSRERIEKQLRELWNYVEKVYAEQEQLPNTPEFEAIDPEKVSATIAQINQALEGKAVEKKIKQKLGYAQKHWPGNIARYNEQQKKLGHRGSMSKTDPGATFMRMKDDPMKNGQLKPAYNLQASTNNQFIVNYTLAQTTADTTALIAHLEDFQESYLQTPQSLTADAGYGSQENYQALENKDIEAYVKYNYFHKEQRQTNGKQDKAPFHPDKLYYNKETDTCYCPMGQPMEHIGQQKRKTGNGYLQVYDLYRAKNCKGCPLRGSCHKAKGNRIIMRNHELIRLKAKAKALLLSKEGIAHRKRRCWDVEAVFGNIKQNMDFKRFMLRGLDKVETEIGLVAMAHNLKKVGIRA, encoded by the coding sequence ATGAGCCGAAAAGTCACCTGGAAGCCCTACGATCAAGGCCAGTTGAGCCTGCTTCCACCCAGTTATGATGAGCTGGTCCCTCAGCACCATCCTGTACGTACTGTCAACTCGATTTTAGACTCGGTAGACCTGAGCAGTTTGGAGCAGACCTACCGTGGGGGCGGTACTTCGAGTTATCACCCTAAAGTGCTGTTAAAGATTTTGGTCTATGCCTACTTGCGTAACCTGTATTCTTCGCGCAAGATTGAGCAGGCCTTGAACGAGAACATTCACTTTATCTGGCTCAGTGGCGGGGCCAAGCCTGACCACAATACCATCAGCAACTTCCGCAGCGGCAAGCTAAAGGACAAGTTTAAGCAAATCTTTAATCAAGTAGTGGTGCTCTTAGCCGAACAGGGTTATTTAAGCCTGAAGGAACTCTATGTGGACGGAACCAAGATCGAGGCTAATGCCAACCGCTATACCTTTGTATGGGGCAAGAGCATCAAAACCTCCCGCGAGCGTATTGAAAAACAACTCAGGGAACTGTGGAACTATGTGGAAAAAGTCTATGCCGAGCAGGAGCAACTCCCCAACACCCCGGAGTTCGAGGCTATTGATCCTGAAAAAGTATCCGCAACCATTGCACAGATCAACCAGGCTCTGGAAGGCAAAGCGGTAGAGAAAAAGATCAAACAAAAACTGGGTTATGCCCAAAAGCACTGGCCTGGGAACATCGCCAGGTACAATGAACAGCAAAAGAAGTTAGGGCATCGTGGAAGCATGAGTAAGACCGACCCCGGGGCCACGTTTATGCGGATGAAGGACGACCCTATGAAAAACGGGCAACTCAAGCCCGCTTACAACTTACAGGCTTCGACCAACAACCAGTTCATAGTGAACTACACTTTGGCTCAGACCACAGCCGATACCACCGCCCTGATAGCCCACTTGGAAGATTTTCAAGAAAGTTACCTCCAAACTCCCCAGAGCCTAACGGCCGATGCCGGTTATGGAAGCCAAGAGAACTACCAGGCCCTGGAAAACAAGGATATTGAGGCCTATGTAAAGTACAACTATTTCCACAAGGAACAAAGGCAGACCAATGGTAAACAGGACAAAGCCCCGTTCCATCCTGACAAGCTCTATTACAATAAAGAAACCGATACCTGTTACTGTCCTATGGGACAACCTATGGAACATATAGGACAGCAAAAAAGAAAGACCGGCAATGGCTACCTACAGGTCTATGACCTCTATCGGGCAAAAAACTGTAAGGGCTGCCCGTTAAGGGGCAGCTGCCATAAAGCCAAAGGCAACCGGATCATTATGAGAAACCATGAACTGATACGGTTAAAGGCAAAGGCCAAAGCACTGTTGCTCTCAAAAGAAGGCATTGCCCACCGAAAAAGAAGGTGCTGGGATGTGGAAGCCGTTTTTGGGAATATAAAACAGAATATGGACTTCAAACGCTTTATGCTCAGGGGACTTGATAAGGTAGAAACCGAAATAGGGCTTGTGGCCATGGCTCACAATCTTAAAAAGGTAGGGATAAGGGCATAA